The following proteins come from a genomic window of Streptomyces sp. GS7:
- a CDS encoding DUF397 domain-containing protein codes for MAVQPNSAFSWTKSSYSGGNGACVEIAVPTTAAIAVRDSKDPEGPRLTFGNASWGSFVSDVAGHAFDLS; via the coding sequence ATGGCCGTTCAGCCCAATTCCGCGTTCTCCTGGACCAAGTCCTCGTACTCCGGCGGCAACGGCGCCTGCGTGGAGATCGCCGTACCGACCACCGCGGCGATCGCGGTGCGTGACTCCAAGGACCCCGAGGGTCCGCGTCTCACGTTCGGCAACGCCTCCTGGGGCAGCTTCGTGTCGGACGTCGCCGGTCACGCGTTCGACCTGTCCTGA